CCGGTGATGCATCGATTGAACACTCGCCCGACGTGCCGTACTCTGCCGTGTGTCATGAAAAGAGAAGATTGATCAGaacattttcgtttgtttgttcagcTGTTGGGGACGTATACTGTTTACCTTGCTCTACGGGTATTGCACCGGATTGTAAGCGTATTTTAAACTCCTCGTGCATGCGCAGTGCGTTCGACAAGCGTAGCTGCAGTGTGTCACGTTCCTGCAGTAGGTTGCGTAGTTCCAGTTCCAGCTCATCGCAGCGCATATCGCGCTGGTAGATCATGTACAGTGCTAGCTCCAGTTCGGCTTGCGGTACCCGGTCACCGGTcgactgttgttgctgttccggTTTCGGCACGGGCTCACTGCCACTAAGTCCCGATGCGAATAGTTTGGTTGGATCTACACGCGCTGCCAGCCGTGCGTACTCCGCGCTGCGCAGTGCAAGCTGCTCCTTAAGCGTCACAATTTCGACTTCTTGACGCTCGAGAACTTCCCGCACTGTTGCATCATCGACCCGGGCTACTGTGCCAGATGCTGAGGAGTCGGATTCACCTGCAGCGGACAGTTTTTGCCACAGTTCGGTGCGTTCGCGTTCAAGCTCCTGGATGCGTTCTTGTAGTGAAGCGATCGGATCCGGAGTGGTATCGTGAGATGGTTCGCTAGTTGCTTCCACTGTCCCCACTGTTCCACCTTGTTGAAGCTGTTCTAGCGTCGAACGTAGCATCTGTATCTCTACACCCTTCGCGTCCAGCTCGAGCAGTGCCTTGTTCAGTCGATCCTCAAACTGAAGATCTTGCAGAATCTGCTGATTCAATACCTCCAGCTCCCGGGACATATCTGCCTTTTCCTGCTCGAGCAATCGATTTCTGTGCTCCAGTGCGGCTAACTGAAGCTCCATGGAATGGGCATGGTCGTGGAATACCGGCACTGACCCTTGGACGCTACCGGTCGATTGTAGTTGCACATTCTGGGACTGTACCTCGGTCAGCTGTGCCCGCAATTCGTCAATACATTCCACCTCACTGGTAAGCTGTTCCAACCGCGCGTTTAGATGCGCTATCTCCGATTGCCGTGTCTGTAACGTTGCCGTCAGCTGTTGTACCTTCTCCCGCAGATCTTCTACCTCGCGCGATGCGTTGGCGTTGGCTACCGAGTCGCGCAACATCTCGATCTGCTTGTCCTGGTACTCCTTCACCTCCGTTAGCTTCTCGCAGGCGGACTCCAGCATGTCCAGTTTCAGCACGTTCGCCTCTTTTTCGCGCTGCAGCCCCGTACGCTCCTCCTCTAACGCTCTCACCTTCGCCTCGAGTGCGTCCTGCGATTCGGAGCTTCCCGCACGGCCACCAGCCGGTTCCGTCTGCTGTGCGTCCAGCTTCACCCTGCACTCCTTCACCTTGCGCAGTAGCTTACCCGACTTCACCTTCAGGTCTGTAATTTCCTGCTGCATAAGGTCCTTCTCCGCACCGAGCTGCTGTATCAGTTCGTCCTTTTCTCGTACAAGCGCTTCCAGGTGGGTTGTATCGGCTGTGCCCCAGCCGGCGTCGGCATCATCCCACATGCCGAGATCCTGGTCCGGCTTTGGTTCCGCTTCGGGTTGCTCCTGTCGCACCGTGGAAGACTTCGTTTCGTCAACGGTACGCTGCAACTGATCGCACTCGTCCTGCAGCTCGGCACACTTTTGCTGCAGCTGCTCGCACTCTTGCTCCTTCGTGTGCAGTGTGCTGGCTAGCTGTTCCCTTCGATTGCTCTCTTGCAGTACAGCGGTTTCAGCCGACTCTAACGCTAACGTCTTCTGCTCATACTCACCCTGCAGAATACGGTATCGTTCGGTCGCATCATCGATTTGCTGTTGTATGTGGCTTTGTTGCTCTTCAGCCACTTCCAGTGCGGACTTCGTCTGGCTCAACTCGTCCATCAGAGATTGATAACGCTGCTCCGCTTCACCAGTTTGTTGCTGCAGCATATCCAAATCCTCGTTCAGCGCCCCGTTCAGGGAGGTTAGGATGGAAATGTTTGTCTTGTCTTCCTGCGTTTGACGCTCGAGTGATGCGATCGTGTCGCGGAGTAGTGCAATTTCATCcgtttgttgttcgttttcaGTACGGAACTGCGCTAATGATGTCTCCCAACCAGCACGCATCTGCTCCATGTCGTGCAACCGCTGCTTCAAGCTATCCATCTCGATCGACTGCAGTTTGCCCGCATCGTTGTGATGTTCCCGCAGTTCATCGCACTCCTGCCGCAGCGTCTGAATTTCCTGATCACGTTGCTTAAGCGCATGGTTCAACTGTTCCTTCTGTTGCTTTTCCTCCACCAACTGCATCTGTATCGATTCGTAGTCCTTGTACCGATCACACTGCTTGCTGTATCGTTCTTCCGCCTCGGACAATGATTCCCGCAGCTGCGTTATCTCTTCAAGACGATTTGCAGTGCTTTCGGTTAGCCGCGTTATGTTGCTTCGTTCTGCAGCAAGCTCCAGTTCGAGCGATTGCATGCTGTCACGCAATTTCGTAACTTCCTCTATCAGTTCAGCATTGCTTTGGGACGCTGCATGAAGACGCTGTTCTATTGCTAACCGTTCCTGGTTTGCTGTTTCTACCACCTTGCGCAGCTCAGCCTGCTCGGTCTGCTGTGAACGGTCCAGGTGCTCCTTAAGTCGTTCGATTTCATCACGGGCAGCAGTTAGTTCCGTTTGCTGCGATTGCATTAGCGTGTTTTCAGCAATTGCCTTTTGAAGGTCTGcagttttggtttttagtTCGCAATTCAATTGCTTTATCTCTTCATCCTTTGTTGCAACGCCATCTATATAGGAGTCACGCTCATGATTAGCTCTCTGCAACAGCCCCTGCAGATAGCTTACCTCATTTGACTCACGGTTTTCCGTGGTTTTCAAACTAGCCTCAAGTGTGCTGATGGTTTCCAATTGTCGTGTAAGCATTTCTGCAATGCCTCGATCCGTCTCCACCAGCAACGTTAGCCAACTAAATACATCCGGCGGTGTTTCGATCGGTTCTTCCATATTTGGTGGTGCAGTTTGTTCGTACCGGTTGCGCCATTTATCACTGTACCGCTGCACCCAGCACTCTACACTTCTCAACTGTTCGTTTAGCGTGCTGTCACGTTCCTGCGCTACCGTTAGCTGCTGTTGCATATTAGCCAACTGTTCTTCCAACGCTTTACGCTGCTCATGTTCTGTCCGTACGGTCACATTAAGCTCCTCTTTTTCGCTCTTTAGCCTGCCCAACAGGAGCGTTTGGTTGTGGAAGTCTTCCAGCTTGCTCTGGGTCATGCGCAACTCATCCTCCAGGTAGGCGGCACGCCGTTCCCTTTCCTGGAGACGTTGCGTTTCCTTTATCTTTTCCTTTATGATGGCCTTGCATTTATCAATCTTACCGTTTTTACTAGCGAGCTCGGCATGCAGCGTTTGCATCTCATCCTTGCACGCCTGCAGCTCAGCCTCCAACGACTGCAGTGCGCCCGTTTTGCTCATCAGCTCGGCCTGCATCATCTTGTGTTGCTCGTTGACCCTTTGCAACTCTTCGCGAATGGACTCGCTTTCGGACTCCATGTGATACTTTTGCTCCAGCAACCGGTGCAGCTCGTTGTTTAGATGATACATTTTCTGCGTCAATTGCTCCTTCTCTTGGCTTAGCTCACTCACAGCATCGGCGGGCGTGGACTCTGTCGCCAGGTGTTCTACCTGCTCATTCAGTTTCCGATTCGCTTCCTTCAACACTTCAATATCCTTCTCTAACTTGGTACATTGgacgtttttcttcttcaggTTTGCTGCAAATTTCTTCAGCTTTTCCAGTAGCTCTTCATTCTTCTGCTCAATCTGTTCCTTCTGCACCCGGAACGCGTCCACTTGTGACTGGTGCTCTTCCACCGTCCGGTACAGATCAATGATTTGCCCATTCAGCGTGTCTATCGTTTCCTGCTTGTGCTGCAGCTCACCTTCCAGATCTTCAGTTGCGGATTCCGGCACATTACTTACAGCGTTGCGCAGCTCCAACTGCAATTTATCTATCTGACGGTTTAGTGCTTCCGTTTCCTTTGCCTGTTGCTTGGAAACACTTTCCAGCTGATACTGCAGCTCCGCCGTATACGTTTTAAGCTGATGATTCTCCTGTTGTGCCTCCAGCAGCCGGTGCTGTATCTGTAACAGTTCGGAAGATTTTGCATCGACCAGTGCATCGATGTCCTTCTTCAACAGCATAATTTCATCGTTCTTGCTGTTCAGCTCCACCTTCAACAGCTCCGGTTCATCGTCGGAACTCTTTTCATACGCCACCTCTAGCTCGTGTTTCAGCAATGCAATCTCCTCCTGGAGCAGGGCAATCTGGGATGCTTTACTTTCGAGACATTTAATCGTTTCTTCCAGCTTTGTTTCGAGCGTACTGATGGCACTATCCTTACCGACGACACGTGCCGTACGCTCATCCTTGCAACGGTCATACTCATCAAACAGTTGCCTGCTCATTGTCACCAACGATTTCCCACTCAATGTAAGTTTCTTCGCCAGTTGTATCTTCTTTTGCTTGTCCTTGTTTTTGTTATAGTTTGTTATATCCGTTTCCACCGCCAATAATGTCTGCTGGTAGATGTGCTTATCGAGCGTTTCGTCTGGAATGGTTACGGTCATCTCAGTGGGTCTCAGACTGAGCGTGCCGCTGCTTTCGTTTCCTTCCAACTTACGCACCTTCACCGTATCTAGCTCTTGCCGGatgatttccttttcttcgttGATTATACGCAGCTTATCCTCTAGGTCGGATTTGGCCGATGCTAATTCCACACTGTACGAGCGCAGTTGTTCGTTCGCCTCCTTCAACTTATCTAGCTCGCTAACATACGCTTGGTTCTCAATCGAAATGGCATCCAGCTTTTCCAACACCTCCCGTCGCTCGTCCGTGAACAATTCCACCTTATCCATAAGCTCTTTGCTTTCCTCCATCAGCTTAAGAAGGCTCTCGTTAATGTCCTCCTTCCCGCCCAGCACATTTCGCACGATCTCATCCGAATCGTCCAGTTCTGTCGCACCATCCTCCGCCTTGGCACGCTTTTCCGAGTTTTCCATCTCTTGCTTCTCGCGCAATGTTAAGTTTTCCAATATTTCGATCGACTCCGCCGAGCTCACCTTCTCCAGACTGAGCTTATCGATCTTGCCCAACAGTTCTGCGTTCTCTTCCGCGTAACGTTTTAGCGTCTGCTGCATTTCCGACTTTTCCGCCTCCCAACTATGCAGTACCTTCGTCAGTTCACTCTTGTCCGCCAAACACTTTTCCAGCTTTTCCTCCAGCTCGATCGACAGCATTTGGCTTGCGATACGCCCATTATCACCATCCCCATCGGTTACGGTAACATGGTCGGTAAATGACTCCAGTTCGTGCCGGGTTCGGTTTAAATCTTCGTTCAGATCGTTCTTTTGCTCCTCTAGTAGCTGCATAGCGGTTGCCTGATTTTGACACGTCAgttccaacatttcaatgcgCTTTTGCAGCTCCGGACCGACCGGTTTGGTACCGATGGCATCGAACCGGATGTCGCCGGTATCGCGGTCGTCCAACTCGGCAAGCCGTTGCGCAAGGGCAGCGTTTTCGTCGGTCAGTTTGGCGATCTCTTCGTGCACGTTGGAGGTCTTTTTGAAGGTATCGACCTGTTTCTGTAACTGCTTGATCTTTAGCTTGCATTTTATCATGTTTTTATTCGATTCGTCAAGCTGCTGCTTTAGTTTGGTCGTCTCCGACTCGAGTTCTTCGTCGGCCGATCGAGGGAATAGTGGTTTGGGTCCGCTTGTTTTTAGCTTCTCCTGCAGTACGGACACATTAGCCGTCATAACGTTCAGCTCGATTGTTTTCTCTTCCAGCGACTGGCGCAGGTCCGTTATTTGTTGATTCATGCGTTCCATTTCTATATCTTGCGAGGCTAGCGCTTGCTCGAGTGTGCCGATTTTTTCCATTGCATTCTGCAGTTGTACCTTCGCATCCTCTGAAGTTCCCGGTAGATCAAGCCGTGTTGCTGTGGGAACTATAATGGCATTCAAGTTAATATATTGTTAATTGGATAAGAACAGAAGGAAGCATTCAAACATACCTGCTTGcagttgtttaatttttcgttCAGTAGCCTTCTCTAGGGGATCGTATCCGTACGAGTCTAGTAATCGTAACATTGCTTCATCGTCGGAAATGCTGTAACTTTGTTGAAGCAGTTTCATCtagcaaatgaaacgaaaaaaggataattaatACATTACAATTCTTCTCACCCTTTTACCCTGCGGCACAGACCTGCAAGTTGTGTAATTCTTTTACCAACTCGAGATCGGGTTTATTGTCTTCCTCGAGTAAACTATTCACCAGCAGCGATAATGAACGCAGCTGCTCGTCAATAATACGCTCCTTGTCGTGCAAATCGTCTTCCAGCGTCGTAATTCGTCGCTCCAGCATTTCATCGTTCTTACGCTTTACTTGTGCCTGCCGCACGTTATTCTCGTACTTCGTTAGCTCTTCGTTAAACTGTTCCTCACTATCCGGGACCGGTTTGATTGGTGTGGAAATGGTTTCGTGTGCTGGGCCCGGGTCCAAAAACGAATGGCTGTAAGAACGCCGCAAGCCATCTGACAGACTAAACGCCGAATCCCGCCCTTCACGTGCACCACCAACGCCCTCACCGACCAATGAAACAATTTCCGCAAGGCACGTGGTGCTAGATCGGTCCAGTTCACCGGATCTTTCCAGCGATTGCTGGGTCGCTTCAAGCTTATGCTTGATTTCTATTACCTTCTCCTCGATCTCCCGCTCCCTAGACTCCCGTTCCGCCATTTTCAAGCGATTTTGTTCGATCTGCTGACGGAGCAGCGAACACTTCTCCATGCCAGATGACTCCGAACGGCCGCGAGGAAAGGCAGGACTGCGCGGATCGGGTCTAACATCAATCGGACTTTCCTTCAACGCCACACCCTGATCGATGGTGGCCAGCGATTGGGAAGAGGACCCGATACTGCTAGCCCGGTTTAGACGCGACGTGGTAACCTTCGTCTTGAAGTGTGTCAGCCGCTGGGCAATGTTTTTCACTTTCTCTTGTGCGGTTGCATGCTTCATGTCGTTCACTGCCTCCGTCTGGCGAATGATTTCACGCAGTGCGCTTATTTTAGCCTGTGGGGTGGGTGGATAACAACATTAGCAGATGGTGTGCATGTGAATTGGCGTATCTAAAAGGGGTAATCAAAACACGAACCTGCTGCTCATCGAAGCTTGATTGGAGATTTGCTAATTCGGGATCATCTTGGCTGCTGATTCCAGCCATGGTTATAAGAAAAGGTTtcggaataaaatgtaaaaaaaatacacaaaagcAGCTGTTTCCTGAAGAAGAAGTCTGTTGATGAAACGGAAAATAATTGTTAGAATTGTGgttttattatcaattttccaaaccagCTGAGAATGTGGATTGTCTCAACTCATGAGGATGACAATGCCATCTTAGAGaggaaaacaacacagcaaaaaCCTTGCCCAACCATTTAATGCGCTAGTACGGTGCAGGACCTTTCGTCTTACCTTATAAAGCTAGCTAGTTAATAACTTTAAGAcagaaaaaatactatttaaaCTCAGGACAACATTTTCGTGGTCTGTGATGTACACATCATCAACTGCTTTATGTTTTGACAGTGCCAGTTCGCCCGTTAATTGCGAAATACATTCAGCATTTCGCCGCAATCTACGCTCAACTGTCAAACATTCGCCGCATGTAGAGGTGTACGCTCATTCGAAAATGTGACCGTTGCACGaaatgtaattgtaatttacAGGTGTAAGAGAGTGAAAATTGATggaattttgttattttaagtAGCGATTGTCTAGAAGGGAGAATATTGTAAGTTGATAGGTGGATGTTTATcgtaaaaacatattttaaggGGAAAACTTTGACTTTGACGACGGTGTAAATGCCAGCTGTGTAATAAAATGTCGTTACTGCTTAGGCAGTGGTCTGTATATTGACGCATGCGCCTTCAATGGtgggaaatttaaaattattattattttcatagtGATTCCCACTTTTAACGGGGTAAAATGAAgccaattaaaacatttataacGGACGGTACAGGTCGCAATACCAaagacaagaagaagaaaacaaaaaagaagaaagtaagcagaagaggaagaaaaagaacaagaagGAGAAGAtgaataagaagaagaaaaatgatttgaatagCATTTCTTATTCAGATGactttttttcataattccAATGCCACTGCGCTAATGCCAATGTTTCTTCCCAGACTAAATTATCGTAtatgatttttaaacaatgAATGTATGGATTCTGGCAATCATATATCATAGGAATCATAATTTAGCATGTCCGGGGCTTAATTCAAGTAAGGTTTTGAATCATAATTAAAAAGGGTTTTAATCTTCCAATAGCTACATGGAAGCGATTACTCGAACATgcgtaaaactgttttatttagtACGTTATTCCGCTTACTTTATTCTCTCGTGAACCTTGTATAGATGGGCAAATTTGCGCCAGTATGCAACAGGTTGTTCAGTCTGTCTAGCGTAAAAGATGATCGATTTAAGAGTGCATGCACGAAAGTTACAAAAATTAGCCTAATATTGGACTAATATTTTCGAATTTAAACTTTTACACTTCTTCTAAGCTTAACGACCGAGAGGAGACATCAGAAGAGAATGCACTATGAACTAGGTTGGAGGAGCACACAACCTGATGATGTTGAAGATTCTATGTATGGAGTACGTACTACTAAATTACTACTGTGCTTCCACAGGGTTAGGATCCGTCACTGCTCTgttgattcatgaatcatttcAGATAAGATACCAGTTCCGAATGACTTCTTGCTGAAGATCCATATGAATGATTGTTCTTAAAAGATCcgttaagcacaacactagtcgAGTAGGTCTCGTCATCTATCGTCGTCCATATTACACGGGTACTTCTGCACTGCATGGACGGCTCCAATTACTCGATGGGACGACTAAGCCGTATTACCCTTTCAGCTATTCAGCTTCAGCAAATTCTAAAACTATGCTGTAAAATGTTGAATGACCACCAAACTGAAGTGTAGAAGTCGCTCTTTCTATTTAGCAAGCAAAAGATCTTATTTTTGAAGTAAAGCGCTCTGGCGCTCGCCTAGCTACCAGATGCGGAAACTTTCCAGTTTCGCTTTTAATTGTGTTTAGTCTATCGCTTACGATACGCAGTGAGAAAGAACAACACAGTTTATAAAAACAATCCTATCGTTAAGAATACTTGTTGAAGTTGAACTAGACTTACCCTGCGGCGTAACGTAATTGCCATCGTACCATCTCACTCCGCAGGCTAATTACCATTGTTGATGACCTGTACTTTGCAGGTGAACCTTAGGTGATTGCTAGTCCTGTGTATGCatcttcgtttatttttatttcaggTTAATTCACTGATTCAACCGTACCGGCTCGATGGTGTGAGAGATATTTGTGTTGTTGCATGATGAGCTTTGTTAGGATAGGATGATCTATGCGTGCAGGGAGCAATGTACGACATAGAGCGTAGAAAAAGTAGGTGTAATTCGTTCTAAACACTGCCTGCAGCAATAAAATGACAATAATTGGCTCTACTGTACCCACACTACCTACCTAGCCTACCTAAGGATGTAGTGTTGTGTAAGTCTGCATCCAGTTGAAAACAATACCTCGAACTGTgtggattttgtttgtgttttctgcTGTGCGTGcttaaagaaaatgaattgattttgattaACCGTATTTGTTCACGCTTGTTAAAACTATTCGAATGCGTTTAGAATTAATGGAatgatatttatatttattaagaaaataaaacagaagaatTACCCTAGACATTATAAGGAAATTACACAGGATTATTAACTGATAAGAATTTTGTAGTATAATTGAGTGGGaggtattattttattttattattatttataattctttacaatttatttcatatGCCCTACTATAAGACATGACAATTGTGTTTGCAAGCAAGTTTCTCGCGAAGAAAAAGTTTTTCTGTGGCTTTATGTGTCGTTACGCAACTTTCCCTCGTTGGGATTCGAACTCACGGACGCGTCACCATTCACGAGACAATACCTGCGTCTAGTGTGCACGGCTATGAATGCGGTTTTATGATGGGCGTATGTGTATCGCTTTTGTTACGTTGATGGCACCGTGTCCACACACAGTACATGTTGTTATGAGTTGCAAGCTTGAaattagtgttttgttttaatctgAACGTTGCGACAGTTGCATCAAAGGTTGTTGTAGTTTtcgttttgtctttttttaatCGAACAACCGATCGGTGCTTACGGTTAGCATATGCCTGTTGAAGAGGTTGAGCAGGTCAAGTGATACAGAAACCGGCTGCCGAGAACATCATGAAAGCTGCGAAAGTGCAACTAAttcgcaaagcaaacaaatgcgaATGGACAGCATGCGTAAAGCTTTGAAGCGAATTCTCCATCGGTTACAACAGGCTATGCTGTAGGTACGATGGGGATCACATATTGGTGATCTGCTTCCGGATGGTACAGTGTTTCGTTTCACGGATAACGTTGGTCGGTCGAGTGGTCGGTAATGGTGGCTAGCAAAAATTGTGTACCAGTCCAGCTGCCGCAAAAGCTCGGTCCCACGGTAATCGTGGTCGGTTCCAGTACCGGTCAGAGCGACTGCGCACTGGCACCGTGGCAGTGTGCTCTCACACCGTTCGCTCGCGGGAGCGTTCTTCACTGGGTGGTGACACAGTCGTTATGTAAGTGGCGTCCTTATAACGCTCTCGCATGCAGGATCGCTGGACTGGATGCTGGATGCTGGGAGCAGTTTGGTACAGCTCTCCAAACACGGTCTCACGCGGATGCGCCGATATGAGGGTTGAGATGAAAATTTGCGACACGGCCACCAGTTACAGATGTACCGTTCGCGTGATTGGCTGCACTGCAGGCC
This sequence is a window from Anopheles marshallii chromosome X, idAnoMarsDA_429_01, whole genome shotgun sequence. Protein-coding genes within it:
- the LOC128719463 gene encoding protein lava lamp, which encodes MAGISSQDDPELANLQSSFDEQQAKISALREIIRQTEAVNDMKHATAQEKVKNIAQRLTHFKTKVTTSRLNRASSIGSSSQSLATIDQGVALKESPIDVRPDPRSPAFPRGRSESSGMEKCSLLRQQIEQNRLKMAERESREREIEEKVIEIKHKLEATQQSLERSGELDRSSTTCLAEIVSLVGEGVGGAREGRDSAFSLSDGLRRSYSHSFLDPGPAHETISTPIKPVPDSEEQFNEELTKYENNVRQAQVKRKNDEMLERRITTLEDDLHDKERIIDEQLRSLSLLVNSLLEEDNKPDLELVKELHNLQMKLLQQSYSISDDEAMLRLLDSYGYDPLEKATERKIKQLQAVPTATRLDLPGTSEDAKVQLQNAMEKIGTLEQALASQDIEMERMNQQITDLRQSLEEKTIELNVMTANVSVLQEKLKTSGPKPLFPRSADEELESETTKLKQQLDESNKNMIKCKLKIKQLQKQVDTFKKTSNVHEEIAKLTDENAALAQRLAELDDRDTGDIRFDAIGTKPVGPELQKRIEMLELTCQNQATAMQLLEEQKNDLNEDLNRTRHELESFTDHVTVTDGDGDNGRIASQMLSIELEEKLEKCLADKSELTKVLHSWEAEKSEMQQTLKRYAEENAELLGKIDKLSLEKVSSAESIEILENLTLREKQEMENSEKRAKAEDGATELDDSDEIVRNVLGGKEDINESLLKLMEESKELMDKVELFTDERREVLEKLDAISIENQAYVSELDKLKEANEQLRSYSVELASAKSDLEDKLRIINEEKEIIRQELDTVKVRKLEGNESSGTLSLRPTEMTVTIPDETLDKHIYQQTLLAVETDITNYNKNKDKQKKIQLAKKLTLSGKSLVTMSRQLFDEYDRCKDERTARVVGKDSAISTLETKLEETIKCLESKASQIALLQEEIALLKHELEVAYEKSSDDEPELLKVELNSKNDEIMLLKKDIDALVDAKSSELLQIQHRLLEAQQENHQLKTYTAELQYQLESVSKQQAKETEALNRQIDKLQLELRNAVSNVPESATEDLEGELQHKQETIDTLNGQIIDLYRTVEEHQSQVDAFRVQKEQIEQKNEELLEKLKKFAANLKKKNVQCTKLEKDIEVLKEANRKLNEQVEHLATESTPADAVSELSQEKEQLTQKMYHLNNELHRLLEQKYHMESESESIREELQRVNEQHKMMQAELMSKTGALQSLEAELQACKDEMQTLHAELASKNGKIDKCKAIIKEKIKETQRLQERERRAAYLEDELRMTQSKLEDFHNQTLLLGRLKSEKEELNVTVRTEHEQRKALEEQLANMQQQLTVAQERDSTLNEQLRSVECWVQRYSDKWRNRYEQTAPPNMEEPIETPPDVFSWLTLLVETDRGIAEMLTRQLETISTLEASLKTTENRESNEVSYLQGLLQRANHERDSYIDGVATKDEEIKQLNCELKTKTADLQKAIAENTLMQSQQTELTAARDEIERLKEHLDRSQQTEQAELRKVVETANQERLAIEQRLHAASQSNAELIEEVTKLRDSMQSLELELAAERSNITRLTESTANRLEEITQLRESLSEAEERYSKQCDRYKDYESIQMQLVEEKQQKEQLNHALKQRDQEIQTLRQECDELREHHNDAGKLQSIEMDSLKQRLHDMEQMRAGWETSLAQFRTENEQQTDEIALLRDTIASLERQTQEDKTNISILTSLNGALNEDLDMLQQQTGEAEQRYQSLMDELSQTKSALEVAEEQQSHIQQQIDDATERYRILQGEYEQKTLALESAETAVLQESNRREQLASTLHTKEQECEQLQQKCAELQDECDQLQRTVDETKSSTVRQEQPEAEPKPDQDLGMWDDADAGWGTADTTHLEALVREKDELIQQLGAEKDLMQQEITDLKVKSGKLLRKVKECRVKLDAQQTEPAGGRAGSSESQDALEAKVRALEEERTGLQREKEANVLKLDMLESACEKLTEVKEYQDKQIEMLRDSVANANASREVEDLREKVQQLTATLQTRQSEIAHLNARLEQLTSEVECIDELRAQLTEVQSQNVQLQSTGSVQGSVPVFHDHAHSMELQLAALEHRNRLLEQEKADMSRELEVLNQQILQDLQFEDRLNKALLELDAKGVEIQMLRSTLEQLQQGGTVGTVEATSEPSHDTTPDPIASLQERIQELERERTELWQKLSAAGESDSSASGTVARVDDATVREVLERQEVEIVTLKEQLALRSAEYARLAARVDPTKLFASGLSGSEPVPKPEQQQQSTGDRVPQAELELALYMIYQRDMRCDELELELRNLLQERDTLQLRLSNALRMHEEFKIRLQSGAIPVEQEYGTSGECSIDASPDRSLSGLPLDERPVSSLSGPQDLTSKLSELQSISYSKEKRWQEEREERDRQLTLIQRDLANMPVEAAAKIAGTDMTADAEATTQQSASTVLLNWILGKK